Proteins from a genomic interval of Streptomyces sp. SID8374:
- a CDS encoding acyl-CoA dehydrogenase family protein: MTAVTTLLSDDQLAVVETTLDFAQEHLAPHAVAWDQDKHFPVDVLRKAAGLGLGGVYVREDLGGSALSRSDGVLVFEALATGCPSVAGYLSIHNMVAWMVDQYGTEAQRGRYLPELCTMEQLGSYCLTEPGAGSDAAALRTRAVRDGDHYVLTGTKQFISGAGATHLYIVLARTGDSGPGGISAFLVERDDPGLSFGANEKKMGWNAQPTRQVMLDGVRIPADRLLGAEGEGFRIAMNGLNGGRLGIAACSLGGAQSALDRSLAHLADREAFGSPLLNAQALQFRLADMATELAAARALVRQAAEALDRKVGGAPELCAMAKRFATDTGYSVADRALQLHGGYGYLAEYGVEKIVRDLRVHQILEGTNEIMRVIVARSLTGALR; encoded by the coding sequence ATGACTGCCGTGACCACCCTGCTCAGCGACGACCAGCTCGCGGTCGTGGAGACGACACTCGACTTCGCCCAGGAGCACCTGGCCCCGCACGCCGTGGCCTGGGACCAGGACAAGCACTTCCCCGTCGACGTCCTGCGGAAGGCGGCGGGGCTCGGCCTCGGAGGTGTGTACGTCCGGGAGGACCTCGGCGGCTCCGCGCTGTCCCGCTCCGACGGCGTCCTCGTCTTCGAGGCCCTCGCCACCGGCTGCCCGTCCGTGGCGGGCTATCTCTCCATCCACAACATGGTCGCCTGGATGGTCGACCAGTACGGCACCGAGGCCCAGCGCGGCCGGTATCTGCCGGAGCTCTGCACCATGGAGCAGCTGGGCAGTTACTGCCTGACCGAACCGGGCGCGGGCTCCGACGCGGCCGCGCTCCGCACCCGGGCGGTGCGCGACGGCGACCACTATGTGCTGACGGGGACCAAGCAGTTCATCTCCGGCGCGGGCGCCACCCACCTCTACATCGTGCTGGCCCGCACCGGCGACAGCGGCCCCGGCGGGATTTCCGCGTTCCTCGTCGAACGGGACGACCCCGGGCTCTCGTTCGGGGCCAACGAGAAGAAGATGGGGTGGAACGCGCAGCCCACCCGCCAGGTCATGTTGGACGGGGTACGCATCCCGGCCGACCGGCTGCTCGGCGCGGAGGGCGAGGGCTTCCGGATCGCGATGAACGGCCTCAACGGCGGCCGACTCGGCATCGCCGCCTGCTCGTTGGGTGGTGCGCAGAGCGCGCTGGACCGCTCGCTCGCCCATCTCGCGGACCGGGAGGCGTTCGGCAGCCCGCTGCTGAACGCACAGGCGTTGCAGTTCCGGCTGGCCGACATGGCGACCGAACTGGCGGCTGCCCGAGCACTGGTGCGACAGGCCGCCGAGGCGCTGGACCGGAAGGTGGGCGGGGCACCGGAGTTGTGCGCGATGGCCAAGCGCTTCGCCACCGACACCGGCTACTCGGTCGCGGACCGGGCGCTCCAACTCCACGGCGGTTACGGCTATCTGGCCGAGTACGGCGTCGAGAAGATCGTGCGGGACCTGCGGGTCCACCAGATCCTGGAAGGGACCAACGAGATCATGCGCGTCATTGTGGCCCGGAGCCTGACGGGAGCCCTGCGATGA
- a CDS encoding CoA-acylating methylmalonate-semialdehyde dehydrogenase → MVRELSHFIGGKHTPGTSGTYGDVYDPNTGRVQARVPLAGRSETEAAIADAAEAQIEWGEWNPQRRARVLLRFLQLVEKEKDSLARLLSSEHGKTVADAHGDLARGLDVVEFAAGVPHLLKGEFSDNAGSGIDVHSLRRPLGVVAGITPFNFPAMIPLWKAAPALACGNAFILKPSERDPSVPLRLAELFLEAGLPPGVLNVVNGGKEAVDTLLEDPRVKALGFVGSTPIAAHIYATAAAHGKRAQCFGGAKNHMIVMPDADLDQAVDALIGAGYGSAGERCMAISVAVPVGEETADALVAKLTERIAELRIGRSDDPDADFGPLVGRDAVDRVRGYVDLGIEEGAELVVDGRDFVLEGHEDGFFAGASLFDRVTPQMRIYQEEIFGPVVSVVRAADYEEALRLPSEHPYGNGVALFTRDGDIARDFTRRVDTGMVGVNVPIPVPVAYHTFGGWKRSGFGDLNQHGPDAIRFYTRTKTVTSRWPASGIRDGASFTIPTMG, encoded by the coding sequence ATGGTCCGCGAACTCAGCCATTTCATCGGCGGCAAGCACACGCCCGGCACCTCGGGCACGTACGGCGATGTCTACGACCCCAACACCGGCCGGGTCCAGGCCCGGGTGCCGCTGGCCGGCCGGTCCGAGACCGAGGCGGCGATCGCCGACGCCGCCGAGGCGCAGATCGAGTGGGGCGAGTGGAACCCGCAGCGCCGCGCCCGCGTCCTGCTGCGCTTCCTCCAGCTGGTCGAGAAGGAGAAGGACTCCCTGGCCCGGCTGCTCTCCTCCGAGCACGGCAAGACCGTGGCCGACGCGCACGGCGACCTCGCACGTGGGCTGGACGTGGTGGAGTTCGCCGCCGGTGTCCCGCACCTGCTGAAGGGCGAGTTCAGCGACAACGCGGGCTCCGGGATCGATGTCCATTCGCTGCGCCGGCCGCTCGGCGTGGTCGCCGGAATCACCCCGTTCAACTTCCCGGCGATGATCCCGCTGTGGAAGGCCGCACCGGCTCTGGCCTGCGGTAACGCCTTCATCCTCAAGCCGTCCGAGCGGGACCCCTCGGTGCCGCTGCGGCTGGCCGAACTCTTCCTGGAGGCGGGGCTTCCGCCCGGGGTCCTCAACGTCGTCAACGGCGGCAAGGAGGCTGTGGACACCCTGTTGGAGGACCCGCGCGTCAAGGCGCTCGGCTTCGTCGGCTCCACACCGATCGCCGCGCACATCTACGCGACCGCCGCCGCCCACGGCAAGCGGGCGCAGTGCTTCGGCGGGGCGAAGAACCACATGATCGTGATGCCGGACGCCGATCTGGACCAGGCGGTCGACGCGCTGATCGGCGCCGGTTACGGCTCGGCTGGCGAGCGGTGCATGGCGATCTCGGTGGCCGTGCCGGTCGGCGAGGAGACCGCCGACGCCCTGGTGGCCAAGCTCACCGAGCGGATCGCGGAGCTGCGGATCGGCCGCTCGGACGACCCGGACGCCGACTTCGGGCCGCTGGTGGGCCGGGACGCGGTCGACCGGGTGCGCGGCTATGTCGACCTCGGCATCGAGGAGGGCGCCGAACTCGTCGTCGATGGAAGGGACTTCGTCCTGGAGGGCCATGAGGACGGCTTCTTCGCGGGCGCTTCCCTCTTCGACCGGGTCACCCCGCAGATGCGGATCTACCAGGAGGAGATCTTCGGTCCTGTCGTCTCCGTGGTCCGCGCCGCCGACTACGAGGAGGCCCTGCGCCTCCCCTCGGAGCACCCGTACGGCAACGGCGTCGCCCTCTTCACCCGCGACGGCGACATCGCCCGCGACTTCACCCGCCGCGTCGACACGGGCATGGTCGGCGTCAACGTGCCGATCCCCGTGCCGGTGGCGTACCACACGTTCGGCGGCTGGAAGCGGTCCGGCTTCGGCGACCTCAACCAGCACGGGCCGGACGCCATCCGCTTCTACACCCGTACGAAGACCGTCACTTCGCGCTGGCCCGCCTCCGGGATCCGGGACGGCGCGAGCTTCACGATTCCGACCATGGGATGA
- the cobF gene encoding precorrin-6A synthase (deacetylating), which produces MSDAPRHILVIGMGAGDPDHLTLAAVKAMRRARVFFVLGKGREKESLTRLRRDILAEHLTGPYRVVEAEDPWRDRTQDDRGRYTSAVHDWRHRRADICERLIIEELAPGETGAFLVWGDPSLYDSTLAILEDIRARGTVEFGHEVIPGISSVSALAARHRTSLNQVGRPIHITPGRRLAEGFPDDDGDIVVMLDGHESFTHLTGRGLWIYWGAYIGTPDELLVSGPLDEVAERISQVRAEARERHGWIMDTYLLRHGPEDPHGPESAGGTGSAGGPEGAGGSEGAGGAHS; this is translated from the coding sequence ATGAGCGACGCACCACGGCACATCCTCGTCATCGGCATGGGAGCCGGCGACCCCGACCATCTGACCCTCGCCGCGGTGAAGGCGATGCGCAGGGCGCGGGTCTTCTTCGTGCTCGGCAAGGGCCGGGAGAAGGAGTCCCTGACCCGGCTGCGGCGGGACATCCTGGCCGAGCACCTCACCGGCCCCTACCGGGTCGTCGAGGCCGAGGACCCCTGGCGGGACCGCACCCAGGACGACCGGGGCCGCTACACCTCGGCGGTGCACGACTGGCGCCACCGCCGCGCCGACATCTGCGAGCGCCTGATCATCGAGGAGCTGGCACCGGGGGAGACGGGTGCCTTCCTGGTCTGGGGCGACCCGTCGCTGTACGACAGCACCCTCGCGATCCTGGAGGACATCCGGGCCCGTGGAACGGTGGAATTCGGCCATGAGGTGATCCCCGGCATCAGCAGCGTCTCCGCGCTCGCCGCCCGCCACCGCACCTCCCTGAACCAGGTCGGCCGCCCCATCCACATCACCCCCGGCCGACGGCTCGCCGAAGGGTTCCCGGACGACGACGGGGACATCGTGGTGATGCTGGACGGGCACGAGAGCTTCACCCATCTGACGGGCAGGGGGCTGTGGATCTACTGGGGCGCCTACATCGGCACCCCGGACGAACTCCTCGTCTCCGGCCCCCTCGACGAGGTCGCCGAGCGGATCAGCCAGGTCCGCGCCGAGGCCCGCGAACGCCACGGCTGGATCATGGACACGTACCTGCTGCGCCACGGGCCGGAGGACCCGCACGGTCCGGAGAGCGCTGGCGGCACGGGGAGCGCAGGCGGTCCGGAGGGCGCAGGCGGTTCGGAGGGCGCAGGCGGCGCCCACAGCTGA
- the metE gene encoding 5-methyltetrahydropteroyltriglutamate--homocysteine S-methyltransferase gives MTAKPAAAAARATVYGYPRQGRNRELKKAVEGYWKGRVDADTLRQTAAELRRGTWEQLAEAGVHEVPTGDFSYYDHVLDTSVMVGAVPERHREAVQADALDGYFAMARGTQDVAPLEMTKWFDTNYHYLVPELGPDTVFTADSAKQVAELKEALALGHTPRPVLVGPVTYLLLAKAAPGVAPDFEPLTLLDRLLPVYAEVLADLRAAGAEWVQLDEPALVQDRTPAELNATARAYRELGSLTDRSKLLVASYFGRLGEALPVLAKSPVEGLALDFTESGAANLADLAAAGGLPGKRLVAGVVNGRNIWINDYEKSLATLGTLLGLADHVDVSASSSLLHVPLDADAEHDIDPQIARWLAFAQQKTAEIVTLAKGLSHGTEAISAELAANRADLASRTDAVITRDPAVRARTAAITDADGRRSQPYAERTAAQRAHLGLPLLPTTTIGSFPQTTELRTARADLRAGRIDEAGYEERIKDEIREVLSFQEKAGIDVLVHGEPERNDMVQYFAEQLTGYLATQHGWVQSYGTRYVRPPVLAGDISRPEPMTVRWTTYAQSLTERPVKGMLTGPVTMLAWSFVRDDQPLGETARQVALALRDEVDDLEANGTSVIQVDEPALRETLPLRADEHAAYLQWATESFRLATSGVRPDTQIHTHMCYAEFGDIVQAIDDLDADVISLEAARSHMQVARELAAHGYPREAGPGVYDIHSPRIPSTEEAAALLRKGLEAIPAERLWVNPDCGLKTRGWPETRASLENLVAAAREIRAELPTEAA, from the coding sequence GTGACAGCGAAGCCCGCAGCCGCGGCAGCACGGGCCACCGTGTACGGCTACCCCCGCCAGGGTCGGAACCGTGAACTGAAGAAGGCCGTCGAGGGCTACTGGAAGGGCCGCGTCGACGCGGACACCCTCCGCCAGACCGCCGCCGAACTGCGCAGGGGGACTTGGGAGCAGCTCGCCGAGGCCGGGGTCCACGAGGTGCCCACCGGTGACTTCTCGTACTACGACCATGTCCTGGACACCAGTGTCATGGTCGGCGCTGTCCCCGAGCGGCACCGTGAGGCGGTCCAGGCGGACGCCCTGGACGGCTACTTCGCCATGGCCCGCGGTACGCAGGACGTGGCCCCGCTGGAGATGACCAAGTGGTTCGACACCAACTACCACTATCTGGTGCCTGAGTTGGGGCCGGACACGGTGTTCACCGCCGACTCCGCCAAGCAGGTCGCCGAGTTGAAGGAGGCCCTCGCGCTGGGGCACACCCCGCGCCCGGTCCTCGTCGGGCCCGTCACCTACCTCCTGCTCGCCAAGGCGGCCCCCGGGGTGGCCCCCGACTTCGAGCCGCTGACCCTGCTGGACCGGCTCCTGCCCGTGTACGCCGAGGTCCTCGCCGACCTCCGGGCCGCGGGCGCCGAATGGGTGCAGCTGGACGAGCCCGCCCTCGTCCAGGACCGCACCCCGGCCGAGCTGAACGCCACCGCCCGCGCCTACCGCGAGCTGGGCTCCCTCACCGACCGGTCCAAGCTGCTGGTCGCCTCCTACTTCGGGCGGCTCGGCGAGGCCCTGCCGGTGCTGGCCAAGTCCCCGGTCGAGGGGCTCGCACTGGACTTCACCGAGTCCGGCGCCGCCAACCTCGCCGACCTCGCGGCGGCCGGCGGACTGCCCGGCAAGCGCCTGGTCGCGGGCGTCGTCAACGGCCGCAACATCTGGATCAACGACTACGAGAAGTCGCTCGCCACCCTCGGCACGCTCCTCGGCCTCGCGGACCACGTCGACGTCTCCGCCTCCAGCTCCCTCCTGCACGTCCCGCTGGACGCCGACGCCGAGCACGACATCGACCCGCAGATCGCCCGCTGGCTCGCCTTCGCCCAGCAGAAGACCGCCGAGATCGTCACCCTGGCCAAGGGGCTCTCCCACGGCACCGAGGCCATCTCCGCCGAACTCGCCGCCAACCGGGCCGACCTGGCCTCCCGTACCGACGCCGTCATCACCCGCGACCCGGCCGTCCGGGCCCGTACGGCCGCCATCACCGACGCCGACGGCCGCCGCTCCCAGCCGTACGCCGAGCGGACCGCCGCCCAGCGCGCCCACCTCGGGCTGCCGCTGCTGCCGACCACCACGATCGGCTCGTTCCCGCAGACCACCGAACTGCGCACCGCCCGCGCCGACCTGCGGGCCGGCCGGATCGACGAGGCCGGGTACGAGGAGCGGATCAAGGACGAGATCCGCGAGGTCCTCTCCTTCCAGGAGAAGGCCGGGATCGACGTCCTGGTCCACGGCGAACCCGAACGCAACGACATGGTCCAATACTTCGCCGAGCAGCTCACCGGCTACCTCGCCACCCAGCACGGCTGGGTCCAGTCGTACGGCACCCGCTACGTCCGCCCGCCGGTCCTCGCCGGGGACATCTCGCGCCCCGAGCCGATGACGGTGCGCTGGACGACGTACGCGCAGTCGCTGACCGAGCGCCCCGTCAAGGGCATGCTCACCGGCCCGGTCACCATGCTCGCCTGGTCCTTCGTCCGCGACGACCAGCCGCTCGGCGAGACCGCCCGCCAGGTGGCGCTCGCCCTGCGCGACGAGGTCGACGACCTGGAGGCGAACGGCACTTCGGTGATCCAGGTCGATGAGCCCGCGCTGCGCGAGACGCTGCCGCTGCGGGCCGACGAGCACGCCGCGTACCTTCAGTGGGCGACGGAGTCCTTCCGACTCGCCACCTCCGGGGTGCGGCCGGACACCCAGATCCACACCCACATGTGCTACGCGGAGTTCGGCGACATCGTCCAGGCCATCGACGACCTCGACGCCGACGTCATCAGCCTGGAGGCCGCCCGCTCCCACATGCAGGTCGCCCGCGAACTGGCCGCCCACGGCTACCCCCGTGAGGCCGGGCCCGGCGTCTACGACATCCACTCCCCGCGCATCCCGAGCACCGAAGAGGCAGCCGCCCTGCTGCGCAAGGGACTTGAGGCCATCCCGGCCGAGCGGCTGTGGGTGAACCCCGACTGCGGCCTGAAGACCCGCGGCTGGCCCGAGACCCGGGCCTCCCTGGAGAACCTGGTCGCCGCCGCGCGGGAGATCCGCGCGGAGCTGCCCACCGAAGCGGCGTGA